Proteins found in one Mycoplasma sp. 1578d genomic segment:
- a CDS encoding GNAT family N-acetyltransferase produces MDFLYQNKTFLNTFLISDIENFGLSENNSIFTYINEDQIQDVILYFYGNLVIFLKDEHFDKQSFIKIVKSHNVANILLVGIKPEILVNILKEFGFDYTIYTETFMKLNIEKFKQKYQDVNLKSLKIKFTDINLIVQEFKKIDEFKGFGDQMYNEQYLEQAYNIGSYFGYIIKQKDHVLSHAASSAVTNSAIMLGRIFTIPSARHKGYAFDCIINLCHDIIKINKTPILFSNNLNAIKLYEKIGFEPIGDFIVLTKNN; encoded by the coding sequence TTGGATTTTTTATATCAAAATAAAACATTCTTAAATACCTTCTTAATATCTGATATAGAAAATTTTGGTCTATCTGAAAATAATTCCATTTTTACTTATATAAATGAAGATCAAATCCAAGATGTGATCCTTTATTTTTATGGAAATTTGGTGATTTTTCTAAAAGATGAACATTTTGATAAGCAATCTTTTATCAAAATTGTTAAATCTCATAATGTTGCTAATATTTTGCTTGTTGGAATAAAACCAGAAATTCTAGTCAACATTCTTAAAGAATTTGGTTTTGATTACACAATTTATACCGAAACATTTATGAAATTAAATATTGAAAAATTCAAACAAAAATATCAAGATGTCAATTTAAAATCGCTTAAGATTAAATTTACTGATATTAATTTAATTGTGCAAGAGTTCAAAAAAATTGACGAGTTTAAAGGGTTTGGTGACCAAATGTATAATGAGCAATATTTAGAGCAAGCATATAATATTGGTTCATATTTTGGGTATATAATTAAGCAAAAAGATCATGTATTATCTCACGCTGCTTCTTCAGCAGTGACTAATTCAGCAATTATGCTTGGACGAATCTTTACCATTCCAAGTGCTCGTCATAAAGGTTATGCTTTTGATTGTATAATTAATTTATGTCACGATATTATAAAAATTAATAAAACTCCTATTTTATTTTCAAATAACTTAAATGCTATAAAATTGTACGAAAAAATTGGTTTTGAGCCAATTGGTGATTTTATTGTTTTAACTAAAAATAATTAA
- the uvrB gene encoding excinuclease ABC subunit UvrB — MSLFKLHANYKPSGDQPKAINEITQGIKEGLKEQVLLGVTGSGKTYTIANVIKNFDKPVLILSHTKTLASQLYSELKTFFPENAVEYFISYFDYYRPEAYMAKTDTYIEKDSKTNEQIEILRLSTINSILTRKDTIVVASVSAIYGALNPEIYKDSFYRFYVGQPISIKEFIYHLVQIKYERNDFEQVPGKFTVKGDLIFVRPADSEESCVRISFFGDEIEEISLVDPLTKNVLKKVSIYTLSPGNAYATSNSVYDTIIPLIEKELQEQISNFTDQGKILEATRISQRVKNDIDDMREFGMCKGIENYSMYLDQRTFGQRPYTILDYFPKESLMFIDESHMFVPQLHTMYSGDRSRKESLVNYGFRLPSALENRPLRFDEWENNFDFHKVFISATPGDYELDKTQGVVTRLYVRPTGLVDPEIIIKPAKNQMEDIFNTLIKQRENNDKTIILTLTKKSSEELSLYLSERGIKAAYIHSEYNTFERNEILRKLRKGIYETVIGINLLREGIDLPEVSKVIVLDADKEGFTRNYRSLIQITGRAARNSKGQAIFYADKITKSMQICIDDNKEKRAMQLAYNKEHNIVPKTIIKAIPEPIQGHDIMNAVEAILHKKQKKSSSSKVGKKDKDAVINELKKQMNQAAQSLDYERAIELRDLILELQTQDK, encoded by the coding sequence ATGAGTCTTTTTAAATTACATGCAAATTATAAACCAAGTGGAGATCAACCCAAAGCAATTAATGAAATTACCCAAGGAATTAAAGAAGGGCTAAAAGAACAAGTACTTTTAGGGGTTACTGGTTCGGGGAAAACTTATACTATTGCTAATGTAATTAAAAATTTTGACAAACCAGTTTTAATTTTAAGTCACACTAAAACATTAGCTTCACAACTTTATAGTGAGCTTAAAACTTTCTTTCCCGAAAATGCTGTGGAATATTTTATCTCTTATTTTGATTATTATCGTCCTGAAGCTTACATGGCTAAAACAGATACATATATTGAAAAAGATTCAAAGACTAATGAGCAAATTGAAATTTTGCGCTTAAGTACAATTAACTCGATTTTAACGCGTAAAGATACTATTGTTGTAGCGTCAGTAAGTGCTATTTATGGTGCTTTAAATCCTGAGATTTATAAAGATTCTTTTTATCGTTTTTATGTTGGGCAACCAATTTCAATTAAAGAATTCATTTATCATTTAGTTCAAATTAAATATGAACGAAATGATTTTGAGCAAGTTCCTGGAAAATTCACAGTTAAAGGAGACCTTATCTTTGTTCGGCCTGCCGATTCAGAAGAAAGCTGTGTTCGAATTTCGTTTTTTGGAGATGAGATCGAAGAAATCTCGTTAGTTGATCCATTGACCAAAAATGTGCTGAAAAAAGTATCGATATATACATTATCACCTGGGAATGCTTATGCTACTTCAAATTCAGTTTATGACACCATCATTCCATTAATCGAAAAAGAATTGCAAGAACAAATTAGTAATTTTACTGATCAAGGCAAAATTCTTGAAGCAACTCGCATTAGTCAGAGAGTTAAAAATGATATTGATGATATGCGTGAATTTGGAATGTGCAAAGGAATTGAAAACTATTCAATGTATCTTGACCAAAGAACTTTTGGACAACGTCCGTACACAATTTTAGACTACTTTCCAAAAGAATCACTCATGTTTATTGATGAATCACATATGTTTGTTCCACAATTACACACTATGTATTCGGGAGATCGCTCTAGAAAAGAAAGTTTGGTCAATTATGGTTTTAGATTACCGAGCGCTTTAGAAAATAGACCTTTACGCTTTGATGAATGAGAAAATAATTTTGATTTTCATAAAGTCTTTATTTCAGCAACTCCAGGCGATTATGAGTTAGATAAAACTCAAGGAGTGGTCACACGTTTATACGTTCGGCCAACCGGCCTTGTTGATCCAGAAATAATTATTAAACCAGCAAAAAATCAAATGGAAGATATTTTTAACACTCTAATCAAACAGCGTGAAAATAATGACAAAACAATTATTTTAACACTAACCAAGAAATCTTCAGAGGAATTATCGCTATATTTATCTGAAAGGGGAATTAAAGCTGCTTATATTCACAGTGAATACAATACCTTTGAACGGAACGAAATTTTACGTAAATTAAGAAAAGGAATTTACGAAACGGTTATTGGAATTAATTTACTTAGAGAAGGAATTGACCTTCCTGAAGTATCTAAAGTTATTGTTTTAGATGCTGATAAAGAAGGGTTTACTCGTAATTATCGTTCATTAATCCAAATTACCGGTCGTGCCGCTAGAAACAGTAAAGGTCAAGCCATTTTTTATGCAGATAAAATTACTAAAAGTATGCAAATTTGCATTGATGACAATAAAGAAAAAAGAGCAATGCAACTAGCTTATAATAAAGAACATAATATTGTTCCAAAAACCATTATCAAAGCAATACCCGAACCAATTCAAGGACATGATATCATGAATGCTGTTGAAGCCATTCTCCACAAAAAACAGAAGAAATCATCTTCAAGCAAAGTTGGCAAAAAAGACAAAGATGCAGTTATTAATGAACTCAAAAAACAAATGAATCAAGCAGCTCAATCGCTTGATTATGAGAGAGCAATTGAATTAAGAGATCTTATTTTAGAACTTCAAACTCAAGATAAATAA
- a CDS encoding NAD(P)/FAD-dependent oxidoreductase, whose amino-acid sequence MDNTKYDLIIIGSGPAGLNAALYASRANLKVAFIEKGAPGGKLSATSKIENWIGTELTEGWQLATTFFEHAKKYGAEYIYGDVEKIISHSDLDKEIITAKGKSYRSKTVLIASGMKNRIPTFIENCEKLIDRGVSFCAICDGPLYKGLPSIVLGGGNSAVEEATYLSKIASHVYLVVKDDFFNAEKKLVDELLKIPNIEVFMKSQIVSLLGENKLEGAIVKKDDGTLVTLQVSSFFPYIGLIPVADFAKDFDIFDQRGFIVTDEEMQTSVKGIFAAGDIRSKEIRQIVTAASDGAIAAKKISDLINANLG is encoded by the coding sequence ATGGATAATACAAAATATGATTTAATAATCATCGGGAGTGGACCAGCTGGATTAAACGCAGCTCTTTATGCATCAAGAGCAAACTTAAAAGTTGCTTTTATTGAAAAAGGAGCACCTGGTGGAAAGCTTTCAGCAACTAGTAAAATTGAAAATTGAATAGGAACCGAACTCACTGAAGGATGACAACTTGCGACCACATTTTTTGAACATGCCAAAAAATATGGTGCTGAATATATTTATGGAGATGTGGAAAAAATTATTTCACACTCAGACTTAGATAAAGAAATTATTACTGCTAAAGGAAAAAGCTATCGCTCAAAAACCGTGTTAATTGCTTCGGGAATGAAAAATAGAATCCCTACTTTTATTGAAAATTGTGAAAAACTAATCGATCGTGGAGTAAGTTTTTGTGCGATTTGTGACGGACCGCTTTACAAAGGGCTTCCTTCAATTGTACTTGGTGGTGGAAATTCAGCGGTGGAAGAAGCCACTTATCTTTCAAAAATTGCCTCACATGTTTATTTAGTGGTTAAAGATGATTTCTTTAACGCAGAAAAAAAACTTGTTGATGAATTGCTTAAAATTCCAAATATTGAAGTCTTTATGAAATCACAAATTGTTTCATTACTTGGAGAAAACAAACTTGAAGGAGCGATAGTTAAAAAGGACGATGGAACACTTGTGACTTTACAAGTAAGCTCATTTTTCCCATATATTGGATTAATTCCTGTCGCTGATTTTGCTAAAGATTTTGATATTTTCGATCAAAGAGGATTTATTGTTACTGACGAAGAAATGCAAACTTCAGTAAAAGGGATTTTTGCTGCTGGAGATATTCGAAGCAAAGAAATTCGCCAGATTGTAACTGCAGCTTCAGACGGAGCCATTGCTGCTAAAAAGATTTCAGATTTAATTAATGCAAATTTAGGTTAA
- a CDS encoding alpha-amylase family glycosyl hydrolase, with translation MKIRNLKWLFLTTPLISVVSVACNNVQIQKQERKWGELFFAQNYSNRLSYVEEANNAQFLAPFEPKNKSNTIYQLTVYSFADGNNDGIGDFIGLKNNLDYFVNLGINTLYLSPIHPSSSYHGYDVIDYLGVAPELGGEQAFKDFLIQAHKRGIKVVLDLVFNHTSYEHPWFQKALQGDKKYQDYYYFLPDNVDENTPGLGIDNDWIRGIFQNLKNKNATNKKYVAEFWAGMPDLNLNNPKVIKEIESVQKYWSKLGVDGFRYDAFYHFFDSKNPYKDKSNGNNKINKIFAQLRKSSEQAYNDKRKRSNNTPLMFGEWWKTPAESLSYTNVQFIGLDSVIDGSHWKFQSNVGIDYLQEKGILEQMVQNKSTWMPFLDNHDVERWINSVRLANNFTKRNIFRDDPLNENDISMLQYALTSLLSRAGSPILYDGMELNMHGGPKSKGDNLVREAFPWKDNNKQVNFYEQRSGESSSKIFLNLSKNEQKIEDAIKDANSTYSLVAKLNKIRNDYDYVTSQNPNSVANPQDLIFPKTLKGLIVSSNMSLRTNGQGEYLLYVFDWGKNKSEFKLKDNVSIQDILLSKNVIVDKATKQVKTNGVGPLLVMKLKVVE, from the coding sequence ATGAAGATAAGAAATTTAAAATGGTTATTTTTAACGACTCCACTAATAAGTGTAGTGAGTGTTGCATGTAATAATGTTCAAATACAAAAACAAGAACGCAAATGAGGAGAATTATTTTTTGCTCAAAATTATAGTAATCGTTTATCATATGTCGAAGAAGCAAATAATGCTCAATTTTTAGCTCCTTTTGAACCAAAAAATAAGTCTAATACAATTTATCAATTAACTGTATATTCATTTGCTGATGGGAATAATGATGGAATTGGTGATTTTATCGGATTAAAAAATAATTTAGATTATTTTGTTAATTTAGGAATTAATACTCTTTATCTTTCACCAATTCATCCTTCTAGTTCATATCACGGCTATGACGTGATTGATTATTTAGGAGTTGCTCCTGAACTTGGTGGAGAGCAAGCTTTTAAAGATTTTTTAATTCAAGCACATAAAAGGGGCATAAAAGTTGTTCTTGACTTAGTATTTAATCATACATCATACGAACATCCTTGGTTCCAAAAAGCTCTTCAAGGAGATAAAAAATACCAGGATTATTACTATTTCTTACCTGATAATGTTGACGAAAATACTCCAGGTTTAGGGATTGATAATGATTGAATTAGAGGTATTTTTCAAAATTTGAAAAACAAAAACGCAACTAACAAGAAGTATGTAGCTGAATTTTGAGCTGGAATGCCAGATTTAAATTTAAATAATCCAAAGGTGATTAAAGAAATTGAATCAGTGCAAAAATACTGATCCAAACTTGGGGTTGATGGATTTAGATATGATGCTTTTTATCATTTCTTTGATAGTAAAAATCCATATAAAGATAAAAGTAACGGAAATAACAAAATTAATAAAATTTTTGCACAACTACGTAAATCTAGCGAACAAGCTTATAATGATAAACGAAAACGCTCAAATAACACTCCATTAATGTTTGGAGAATGATGAAAAACACCAGCTGAATCATTGAGTTATACAAATGTACAATTTATAGGCTTAGACAGTGTGATTGATGGTTCCCATTGAAAATTCCAAAGTAATGTTGGAATTGATTATTTACAAGAAAAAGGAATCCTTGAGCAAATGGTACAAAACAAATCCACCTGAATGCCTTTTTTGGATAATCATGATGTTGAAAGGTGAATTAATTCAGTTCGTCTAGCGAATAATTTTACTAAAAGAAACATTTTTAGAGATGATCCGTTAAATGAAAATGATATTTCTATGTTGCAATATGCCTTAACTAGTTTATTGTCTCGAGCTGGAAGTCCAATTTTATACGACGGAATGGAATTAAATATGCATGGAGGGCCTAAATCTAAAGGTGATAACTTAGTTAGGGAGGCTTTTCCGTGAAAAGATAATAATAAACAAGTTAATTTCTATGAACAACGCTCAGGAGAATCGAGCAGTAAAATTTTCCTAAACCTCTCAAAAAATGAGCAAAAAATCGAAGATGCAATTAAGGATGCTAATTCAACTTATTCACTTGTAGCTAAATTGAACAAAATTCGTAATGATTATGATTATGTCACCAGTCAAAATCCAAATAGTGTTGCAAATCCACAAGATTTAATTTTTCCTAAGACACTTAAAGGATTGATTGTTTCAAGTAATATGAGTTTACGCACCAATGGGCAAGGTGAGTATTTGTTGTATGTTTTTGATTGAGGTAAAAATAAATCAGAATTTAAATTGAAAGACAATGTATCTATCCAAGATATTTTACTTTCTAAAAATGTGATTGTTGACAAAGCAACAAAACAAGTTAAAACTAATGGAGTTGGACCACTTTTAGTAATGAAACTAAAAGTAGTTGAATAG
- the hprK gene encoding HPr(Ser) kinase/phosphatase, giving the protein MPKKMYANDIITFFELKVINNDTELNNQEILSPAIKRVGLELAENTGSDRLKSNIIAWGTSESKWFEWVGTERTQKSLHHVFSFLPPLVILSKGVSLENVRLIKEIASQYKVPVVHSDYLSSSYLTTSIGTYLNNHFAEVVQVHGCLMMIGGTGVLIVGPSGSGKSEAALELIQKGHIFISDDAVLIKDLGNRFVGLSPKITKDFLEIRGVGLIDIKYTYGVRAVASQTPIHLVVELVKKEEQNKLDRLGLDFLKYPIMGRSIKKIQIPTKEGGSVASLIESAVSAYLARHDGLNAIEKIEKRRLSDEW; this is encoded by the coding sequence ATGCCAAAAAAAATGTACGCAAACGATATTATTACGTTTTTTGAGCTCAAAGTCATTAATAATGATACTGAATTAAATAATCAAGAAATCCTTTCCCCTGCAATTAAAAGAGTAGGTTTAGAATTAGCTGAAAATACCGGAAGCGACCGGTTAAAAAGCAACATCATTGCTTGAGGAACAAGTGAGAGCAAGTGGTTTGAGTGAGTTGGAACCGAACGAACTCAAAAATCATTACATCATGTTTTTTCTTTTTTACCCCCACTGGTGATTTTATCTAAAGGAGTTAGTTTAGAAAATGTGCGATTAATTAAGGAAATTGCTTCTCAATACAAAGTTCCTGTCGTTCATAGTGATTATTTATCTAGTTCATATCTAACCACAAGTATTGGGACTTATTTAAATAACCATTTTGCTGAAGTTGTTCAAGTGCATGGTTGTTTAATGATGATTGGTGGGACTGGAGTGTTAATTGTTGGACCGAGCGGAAGCGGGAAAAGCGAAGCAGCTTTAGAATTAATTCAAAAAGGACACATTTTTATATCTGATGATGCTGTTTTGATCAAGGATTTAGGAAATCGTTTTGTTGGACTTTCACCAAAAATCACTAAAGATTTTCTTGAGATTAGGGGAGTCGGTTTAATTGATATTAAATACACATATGGAGTACGTGCAGTTGCTTCACAAACCCCGATTCATCTAGTGGTCGAATTGGTTAAAAAAGAAGAACAAAATAAACTTGATCGTTTAGGACTGGATTTTTTAAAATATCCAATTATGGGTCGTTCAATTAAGAAAATCCAAATTCCTACAAAAGAAGGGGGCTCAGTTGCTTCGCTTATTGAATCAGCTGTGAGTGCTTATCTGGCAAGACACGACGGCTTAAATGCTATTGAAAAAATTGAAAAAAGGAGGTTAAGCGATGAATGATAA
- the lgt gene encoding prolipoprotein diacylglyceryl transferase, translating to MNDKVSMILIPFKEGDPGILFNIGSFPVRAYSVLLMIGIIASILTVLFFWLRENYKLDILMTLIIIIVPLSIVGARLGYVFEALIYDPDPFKDSHWYAAWDGGLSIQGGVILGACSGLIYGWYKRDVVDFRKILSFIIPTILIGQFVGRWGNFTNHEVYGKIDWDGSAVKVWGSVIANNMFISDQYSAKLGLNGAYRYPLFLYEALANLFAYLVIVWIFNLFGLFKPGTHAGMYFLWYGLVRYSMEPLRQEAFSLYSNVALVFIFFGAFWIIYFQFISKVEYIVTKEKYRYVYTYKDELKYQKYVAKTSPKAAINWLKTKLTANEI from the coding sequence ATGAATGATAAAGTTAGCATGATTCTAATCCCATTTAAAGAGGGCGATCCGGGCATTTTATTTAATATTGGCTCATTTCCTGTACGGGCTTATTCAGTACTCTTAATGATTGGAATTATTGCATCCATTCTTACCGTTTTATTCTTTTGATTGCGCGAAAACTACAAATTAGATATTTTAATGACTCTAATTATCATTATTGTTCCACTTTCAATTGTAGGAGCAAGATTAGGATATGTTTTTGAAGCACTTATTTACGATCCCGATCCGTTTAAGGATTCGCATTGGTACGCCGCCTGGGACGGTGGATTATCCATTCAAGGTGGAGTTATTTTAGGAGCATGTAGCGGATTAATTTATGGTTGATATAAACGTGATGTAGTTGACTTTCGTAAAATCTTAAGTTTCATTATTCCGACAATCTTAATTGGACAATTCGTGGGAAGATGAGGAAACTTTACTAACCATGAAGTGTACGGAAAAATTGATTGAGATGGATCAGCAGTTAAGGTTTGAGGAAGTGTTATTGCTAATAATATGTTCATTTCAGATCAATACTCAGCTAAATTAGGACTCAATGGGGCTTATCGTTATCCACTCTTCTTATATGAAGCATTAGCGAATTTATTTGCTTATCTTGTGATTGTGTGAATTTTCAATTTATTTGGATTATTCAAACCAGGTACTCATGCTGGAATGTACTTTCTTTGATACGGATTGGTTCGTTATAGCATGGAACCACTTCGTCAAGAAGCGTTTAGTCTTTATTCAAATGTAGCACTTGTATTTATTTTCTTTGGGGCCTTTTGAATTATTTACTTCCAATTCATTTCAAAGGTTGAATATATAGTTACTAAAGAAAAATACAGATATGTATACACTTATAAAGATGAATTAAAATATCAAAAATATGTTGCTAAAACATCACCTAAAGCAGCAATTAATTGATTAAAAACCAAACTAACTGCAAATGAAATTTAA
- the uvrA gene encoding excinuclease ABC subunit UvrA codes for MSQKNQIIIKGARENNLKNISLTLPKNKLIVFTGLSGSGKSSLAFNTIYEEGRRRYVDSLSSYARMFLGGTKKPDVESIEGLSPSISIEQKTTVNNPRSTVGTVTEIYDYFRLLFARIGKAFCPNHNIKITSQSSKDIINSIYQQPQNSLLAIYSPLIEGEKGTHQNLLEKLKKEGFLRVKIDGQMYSLEDTISLDKNVRHVIDLVIDRVSLKEENRNRIAEAVDIACDRSGGIVKVENVETQEILIFSKNHACIYKDFNISKIETRLFSFNSPYGMCQNCKGIGVEFKADWNALVPEPWRSISLGGIKYFENTVNTLNLEWQEFEVLLNHYGIDKDTPIDEIPDNLIRYVKYGSDEIIEFDLTSSGGTHRRYKKKILGILDKVEQFYYNTSSDAIRDWLKRYMGSFECHICKGSRLNPDALSVKLGNKNIYQFTQMSIEDSLDFIEKLKDTFNENEQQISKIIIKEIIDRLTFLKNVGLEYLTLNRNAETLSGGESQRIRLATQIGSNLTGVLYVLDEPSIGLHQKDNLKLIETLRKMVDLGNTLIVVEHDEETILESDHIVDIGPAAGDNGGEVVASGDLETIINNKNSITGKYLSGEWKIEIPKFRRSGNGKIITINGAKENNLKNISVTIPLGKLVAVTGVSGSGKSTLVNEILVRGIQYSLGLAEGHNHKKALFSSIKGLENIDKIVPVSQSPIGRTPRSNPATYTGIFDDIRDIYASVKESQIRGYSKGRFSFNVSGGRCDKCSGDGFIKIEMHFLPDVYVACDDCDGKRYNRETLEIKYRNKTIADVLDMTVDYALQFFESKNKIVEKLQILQDVGLGYIKLGQMSTTLSGGEAQRVKLATYLQKKPTGKTLYVLDEPTTGLHTHDVKKLINILNRIVDNGDSVLVIEHNLDVIKSADHIIDLGPDGGIKGGKVIATGTPEQICSSNISYTAEFLRKIIKNAH; via the coding sequence ATGTCGCAAAAAAATCAAATTATTATTAAAGGAGCACGAGAAAATAATCTTAAAAATATTTCTCTAACACTTCCTAAAAATAAATTAATTGTTTTTACCGGATTAAGCGGTTCTGGAAAGAGTTCGCTTGCTTTTAATACAATTTATGAGGAAGGACGTCGCAGATATGTGGATAGCTTGAGTAGCTATGCACGTATGTTTTTGGGCGGAACTAAAAAACCTGATGTTGAATCAATTGAAGGATTAAGTCCTTCAATTTCAATAGAGCAAAAAACAACTGTTAACAATCCTCGTTCAACTGTAGGAACAGTCACTGAAATATATGATTATTTTCGTCTTTTATTTGCACGAATTGGGAAGGCTTTTTGTCCAAATCATAATATAAAAATTACTTCACAAAGTTCAAAAGATATTATTAATTCAATTTATCAACAGCCACAAAATTCGCTATTAGCAATCTATTCTCCTTTGATTGAAGGTGAAAAAGGGACTCATCAAAATTTGCTTGAAAAACTTAAAAAAGAAGGTTTTTTAAGAGTTAAGATCGATGGACAAATGTATTCACTTGAAGATACAATTTCTCTAGATAAAAATGTTCGTCACGTAATTGATTTAGTTATTGATAGAGTCAGTTTAAAAGAAGAAAACAGAAATAGAATTGCTGAAGCAGTAGATATTGCTTGCGATCGTTCGGGTGGAATTGTTAAGGTTGAAAATGTTGAAACACAAGAAATTTTAATTTTTTCAAAAAATCATGCATGTATTTACAAAGATTTTAATATTTCGAAAATAGAAACTAGACTTTTTTCCTTCAATTCTCCATATGGAATGTGTCAAAATTGCAAAGGGATTGGAGTTGAATTTAAAGCAGATTGAAACGCTTTAGTCCCTGAACCTTGAAGAAGTATTTCTTTAGGTGGAATTAAATATTTTGAAAACACAGTTAATACACTCAATTTAGAATGACAAGAATTTGAAGTTTTATTAAATCATTACGGAATTGATAAAGATACTCCGATTGATGAAATTCCAGATAATTTAATTAGATATGTAAAATACGGTTCTGATGAAATCATTGAATTCGATCTCACTTCAAGTGGCGGGACTCATCGTAGATATAAAAAGAAAATTCTTGGAATTTTAGATAAAGTTGAGCAATTTTATTACAACACAAGCAGTGATGCAATTAGAGATTGACTTAAAAGATACATGGGTTCATTTGAATGCCATATTTGCAAAGGTTCTCGTTTAAATCCTGATGCCCTTTCGGTTAAATTAGGAAATAAGAATATTTATCAATTTACTCAAATGTCAATTGAGGATTCTTTAGATTTTATCGAAAAACTTAAAGACACATTTAATGAGAATGAACAACAAATTTCTAAAATTATTATTAAAGAAATTATTGATCGATTAACTTTTTTAAAAAATGTTGGATTAGAATATTTAACCTTAAATCGAAACGCCGAAACTCTTTCAGGAGGCGAATCGCAAAGAATCCGTTTAGCAACCCAAATCGGTTCAAATTTAACTGGAGTTTTATATGTTTTAGACGAACCTTCAATTGGTCTTCACCAAAAAGATAATTTAAAATTAATCGAAACCTTGCGAAAAATGGTTGATTTAGGAAACACATTAATTGTAGTTGAGCATGATGAAGAAACAATTTTAGAATCAGATCACATTGTTGATATTGGTCCAGCTGCTGGGGATAATGGCGGCGAAGTTGTTGCTTCAGGTGATTTGGAAACAATTATTAACAATAAAAATTCAATTACCGGGAAGTACCTTTCAGGTGAATGAAAAATTGAAATTCCTAAATTTAGAAGAAGCGGAAACGGAAAAATAATCACAATTAATGGAGCTAAAGAGAATAATTTAAAAAACATTTCCGTGACCATTCCGCTTGGTAAATTAGTTGCCGTTACTGGAGTAAGTGGTTCTGGGAAAAGTACCTTAGTTAACGAAATATTAGTCCGTGGTATTCAATATTCTTTAGGATTAGCTGAAGGACATAATCATAAAAAAGCTCTATTTAGTTCGATTAAGGGGCTTGAAAATATTGACAAAATTGTTCCCGTATCGCAAAGCCCAATCGGAAGAACGCCGCGCTCAAACCCTGCAACTTATACTGGGATCTTTGATGATATTAGAGATATTTATGCAAGTGTCAAAGAATCGCAAATTCGAGGTTATTCAAAAGGAAGATTTAGTTTTAACGTGTCAGGAGGACGTTGTGATAAATGTTCTGGAGACGGATTTATTAAAATTGAAATGCATTTCCTTCCTGATGTTTATGTTGCTTGTGATGATTGTGATGGAAAAAGATATAATCGTGAAACTTTAGAAATTAAATATCGCAATAAAACGATTGCAGATGTTTTAGATATGACTGTTGATTATGCTTTGCAATTCTTTGAATCTAAAAACAAAATTGTCGAAAAACTACAAATTCTGCAAGATGTTGGTTTAGGTTATATTAAATTAGGTCAAATGTCAACTACTTTATCAGGTGGAGAAGCACAACGGGTAAAGTTAGCAACTTACTTACAGAAAAAACCAACTGGGAAAACATTATATGTCTTAGATGAACCCACCACTGGGCTACATACTCATGATGTTAAAAAACTCATTAACATTCTTAATCGCATTGTTGATAATGGAGATTCAGTTTTAGTTATTGAACATAATTTAGATGTAATTAAGAGTGCTGATCATATTATTGATTTAGGACCTGATGGTGGAATTAAAGGTGGTAAAGTCATTGCCACTGGGACACCTGAACAAATTTGCTCTTCGAATATATCTTATACAGCAGAGTTCTTGCGTAAAATTATCAAAAATGCACATTAA